The sequence below is a genomic window from Micromonospora aurantiaca ATCC 27029.
GTCGAGCCCTGGATGCTGGCGTGCCCGCGCAGCGCCAGGATGCCGCCACCCGGGCGGCCCATGTTGCCCAGCAGCGTCTGGATGATCGAGCCGGTGCGGATGTACTGCACGCCGACGCTGTGCTGCGTCCAGCCGACCGAGTAGACGAGCGCGCCGGTGCGCTCCCGGCCCGAGTTCTCCGTCCAGGCGCGCGCCAGTTCGAGGAACTTCTCCTCCGGGATGCCGCACACGCGGGCCACCATCTCCGGGGTGTAGCGGGAGAAGTGCCGCTTCAGGATCTGGTAGACGCAGCGCGGGTGCTGCAACGTCTCGTCCCGCGGGGCCTGCGCCGGCACCGGCTCGCCGTGCGACTCGTGCTCCAGCCCGGAGGCCGAGTCGCGTTCCTTGCCGGTGCCCCGGACCTTGGCGTTGTCCTCCTGCCCCTCGTACTGCCAGCTCGCGTGGTCGTACGAGCCGGTGTCCGGGTTGTAGCCGGAGAACAGGCCGTCCAGGTCCTCGGTGTCGACGAACTGCTCGCTGACGATGTTGGCCGCGTTCGTGTACGCCAGCACGTACTCCCGGAAGTCCAGCTCGTTCTCCAGGATGTAGCGCACCACGCCGCCGAGCAGTGCGATGTCGGTGCCCGCCCGGATCGGCAGGTACGTGTCGGCGAGCGCGCTGGTACGCGTGAACCGCGGGTCGACGTGGAAGACCTTCGCGCCGCGCTTCTTCGCCTCCATCACCCACTGGAAGCCCACCGGGTGGGCCTCGGCCATGTTCGAGCCCTGGATGACGATGACGTCAGCGTTGGCGAGGTCCTGCTGGAAGTCCGTGGCGCCGCCGCGACCGAAGCTGGTCCCCAGACCGGGGACGGTGGCGGAGTGTCAAATACGGGCCTGGTTCTCGATCTGGAGTGCCCCCATCGCCGTGAACAGCTTCTTGATGAGGTAGTTCTCCTCGTTGTCGAGCGTCGCGCCGCCGAGACTGGAGATGCCCAGCGTCCGGTTCAGCGGGCGGCCCTCGTCGTCGACGTCCTCCCAGGTCTCCGCGCGGGCGGCGAGGATCCGGTCGGCGATAATGTCGAGCGCGACGTCGAGGTCCAGGTCTTCCCACTCGGTCGCGTACGGCCGGCGGTAGCGCACAGTGGTCTGGCGCAGCGGGCTGGTCACCAGGCTCTTGCTGGCCGAGCCCTTCGGGCAGAGCCGGCCGCGCGAGATCGGGCTGTCCGGGTCGCCCTCGATCTGGGTGACCTGGCCGTCGGAGTGGAAGACGCGCTGCCCGCAGCCGACCGCGCAGTACGGGCAGACCGAGCGGGCCATGCCGTCGGCGGTCTCGGTGCGGGCGGTCAGGCCGGCGGAGCGCGCCGACTGGGCGGCGGCGCCGCGACCGAGCGGGTCGGTGCCGGTGAGTTGCCGGTAGACCGGCCACCCCTGGATGAACGTCTTGAAACCCATCCGGGCACCCCCCTCTCCGTCGAGAACGGCTCACCTCTGCCAGTAACCCTAGGCCAGCGGCCCGGGGCGTGCGACTCGAGCCCACAGACAGAGCCGCCCCGGCCGGATGGCCGGGGCGGCTCTGGGCGTCGGTGTGCATGTCGCCTCTCGGCGAGTGGCGCGACGCGGCTCCAGCCGAACGGTATTCCGCGAAGGCAATTTAGGTGAGGCCCGGGGACACTGAACACACCGACGCTCTGCACAACGGTACCGGGGTCACGGTTCTTCCGCTCGTTCGTCGTGACCCCGGTCACCGCCGGGTCAGCTGTTCCAGTGCTGGGCGACGAGGTCGGCGGCCTGCTGCTCCCACTGGGCGTAGTGGTCCGGGTAGGCCGACACCTGGACGGTCTGGGCGGCCTTGGTCAGCGGCATGTCCTGCCAGCCGTCGACCTGCTTCAGACCCTTCAGGAACGCGGTGGTGGAGTACTCGGGGTCGGTGATCTGCTCGACCGTGCCCCAGCCGGAGGAGGGGCGCTGCTGGAACAGGCCCTGCGAGTCGTGGTCGTTACGGTCACCGAGGTGGCCGAGGTTCTCCAGCTTCGACTCCTGCAGCGCCGTGGCGATCGACACGACAGCGGCACGCTCGTCCATGCCGGCCTTCTTGGTGGCGGCGATGATGGCCTTGACGTTGGCGGTCTGCTCGTCGTTCAGGTCGATGTGGGACTGGGTGCCCTGCACGCCGTGCGGGATGAGTGTGGCGGTGTCGAGCTTCGCGGCGGCCTGAGTGGTGGTGACGGCCGCGTCCCGGGCGGTGGGGGTGCTGTCGTGGTTGAGGGGGCCGGCGGCGAGGCCACCGGCGACGGTCAGACCGGCGATACCGAGGATGCTCTTACGCAGGATCGTGTTCATGAGGGGGCTCCATTCGGGGGTCGACGCACACCCGGGGGTGGGGTGCGTGGGCACCGTCAGGCGCTCAAGAAAGGTTCTCGGGGGGATCCGGCGTCCTGCTCACACGCGGCCCGCAGCACGCCCGGGGGTGGCGTGCGAGGTTCGGCTGGGTGGCGCCGGAGACATCCACAACGACCGCCGGCCCAGGATGCATTCCCGGCCCCTGCCACCCGCGCTCGCGTGCTGCCGGGGGTGCTGCTGCGGTCGTTCACCAGGTATAACGCCCCGGCCCCGCCCACGATTCCGCCAGCCGGGTGTCCCCCACCACCCCGAAACCCGACACCCGACGCAGCCCGGACACCGCCCCCGAACCATCCCCTGGTCCTCCGGCGTCCCGCCCAGCCTCAACATCCGTCCGTTCCGTTCCGTCCCGGCCCGATCCGATCCCGGCCCCGTCCTCTGCCTGGACTCACCTGGCCCCGTCAAACATGAGGTTGACGGCACACGGTGTCCGGTTTGTCGCAGCCAACGTCATGATCGGGCATGCTCGCGGCGGCGTCCGCACTGCCGGATGGAGATCTTGGTACGAAAGTGCCCCCATGAGGGCCGTTGCGTACCAAGATCTCTCGTCGGCGGAACGCCGGGGCCCGTGCGCCGGCGTTGGCGCACGCGCCACCGTGGGAGATCTTGGAAGGAAACGGCCGCCATAGGGGCCCGAATCTTCCAAGATCTCCGGCGGAGTGCCGCGCTAGGCGAACAAGGCGAACAGGTAGCGAGGATGCAGCGGTCGATCATGAAGTTGGCGGGGACGAAACGGGCGCCGCACGCCGTCAACTTCATGATCGACGGGGTGGGGGCGGGAAGGGCGGGGGGTGTTGGGCCGGGTTGGGGTTACCCTGATGCCATGTCGGTCAGCGCGCACGCGTACCTCGCCCGTCCCGGGCGACCCGCCGTGGTGGCGCGCACCCTGGACGAGCTGACCGGTCCCACCACCGGCATCGTCGAGCTGCCGGTACGCCTCATGTGGAGCAGCGAACGCGCGTTCGACCTGGGCGACCCGGACGAGTTGCTCTGGATGTACGAAAACGTGCTGCGGGAGACGACCCGGGTGGAGGATCTGCGCGAGCTGATCCACGCGGGCACGTTGCGTCGGCTGTGGCCGCTGCTCAACCTGCCCCGGGGCGTACGCCTGGCCTGGGAGGGCCGGCACCGGAGCCTGCGCGCCGCGTGACCCATCCGCACGACTTCTACCGGCAGGTGGCCCGGGTGGCGCTGGCCGCGGCCGGCCCGCACCGTTTCGTGCTCGGCGGCGGGGTGGCGTGGGCCGTACACGGCCTGGTCACCCGCCCCACCGAGGACGTCGACCTGTTCGCCGACGTGGAGGGCGCCGCAGCGGCGGCGGCCGACGGGGTACGCGCGGCGCTGGAGCGGGCCGGTTACCGGGTGGCCGAGGTGGACCCGGGCGGGCTGGGCGAGGTGTTCGACGGATTCGACCGGGACCTGCGGGACTTCGTGGTGAGCCGGGACGGCCGGCAGATCCGCCTGAGCCTGGCCCGCCTGGACCGGCACCGCAGCCCGGTGGTGATGGACCTCGGCCCGGTCATGGACGTCCGCGACCTGATCGCCAACAAGACCGCGGCGCTGGTGAACCGGCGGGAGGTACGCGACTACATCGACGTCTCCGCCGCGCTGGACCGGTACACGGTCGCGGAGCTGCTGGAGCTGGCCCGTCAGGTCGACCCGGCGCTGGACGACGAGGACGTGCGCGCCGCGGGCCGCTACCTCGACGGGCTGGCCGACCGCCGGTTCACCCGCTACGGCCTGGACGCGCCACGCATCGCCGAGGTGCGCCGCCGGATGGCCGTCTGGCCCCGCTGAGCGGCGGAACCAGACGACCGGGGGCGGGACCAGGCGGCCGGCACGGGCCAGCGAGCCAGAACGGGAAAAGCCGGACCGGACGACGGCTCACTTCGTCGGGCGGCCGCCAGTGACGCCGAGGATCTCGCCGGTGACGTAGCTGGACTCCTGCGAGGCGAAGTAGACGTACGCGGGCGCCAGCTCGGCCGGCTGACCGGGACGGCCCAGCGGCGTGTCGGTGCCGAACTGCTTGACCTTCTCCTCCGGCATGGTGGCCGGGATCAGCGGCGTCCAGATCGGGCCGGGCGCGACCGCGTTGACCCGGATGCCCCGGTCGGCCAGGTTCTGCGCGAGCGCCTTGGTGAAGTTGGCGATGGCGGCCTTGGTGGTGGCGTAGTCGAGCAGCTGCGGCGACGGGTCGAACGCCTGGATCGACGACGTGTTGATGATCGTCGAGCCTTCCTTCATGTGCGGCACCGCGAACTTGCAAAGCCAGAACATGGCGTACACGTTGGTCTTGAAGACCCGGTCGAACTGCTCGGTGGTGATGTCGAGCAGGCCGTTGTCCTGCGACATCTGGTACGCCGCGTTGTTGACCAGGATGTCGACGCCGCCGAGGTCGCGGACGGCCTGGTCGACCAGGGCGCGGCAGTTGGCCTCCTCGCGCAGATCGCACCGGACCGCGACGCCGGTGCGCCCGGCCTGCTCGATCAGGGCGACCGTCTCCCGGGCGTCCTTCTCCTCCTCGTCGGCGAGGTACGTGACGAGCACGTCGGCGCCCTCGCGGGCGAAGGCGATGGCCACGGCCCGGCCGATGCCGGAGTCACCGCCGGTGATGACGGCGCGCTTGCCGGTGAGCCGGTCGCTGCCCCGGTACGACTCCTCGCCGTGGTCGGGCTTCGGCCCCATCTCCTGCTCGTTGCCGGGCGGCGTCTGCTGCTGCGACGGCTGGCCCTCCTGCTGTCCGTACTGCTCGGCCGGGTGCTGCTGGGTGAACTGGTCCTCGCTCATGGATGCGCCCTACCCCGGTGACGGGCGGGAAAACAGCAGCCTGTGACCGGAAGGGAAACGATTCGGGCCGGTGTGGCGCAGGTGACATGTGGTGGTTATGGTGCGCAACGGCGCCCACGAGGCGCGTACCCCCATTGGAAAGGCACCTCCATGACTTCCTCCTCCGGCGCCTCCCGGCGCCAGGTGCTGGCCGTCGCGGCCGCCGCCGCGACCGCTCCCCTGCTGGCCGGCGCGCCCGCCGAGGCGAAGCCGAAGCAGCCGAAGACCTGGGACCTGACGATCCTCGGCACGTCTGACACCCACGGCAACGTCTACAACTGGGACTACTACAAGGACGCCGAGTTCGACGACAGCAAGCACAACGACGTCGGCGTCGCGAAGCTCGCCACCCTGGTCAACCAGATCCGCGCCGAGCGCAAGGGCAGGGCCACGCTGGTCCTGGACGCCGGCGACACCATCCAGGGCACGCCGCTTGCGACGTACTACGCCAAGCAGGAGCCGATCACCAGCACCGGCGAGACGCACCCGATGGCCCGCGCCATGAACATCCTCAAGTACGACGCGGTGACGCTCGGCAACCACGAGTTCAACTACGGCCTGCCGCTGCTGGCGACCTGGATCGAGCAGCTCGGCTTCCCGGCGCTGGCCGCGAACGCGCTCAACGCGAAGACCGGCAAGCCGGCGTTCCTCCCGTACGTGATCAAGGAGATCAAGCTCGGCGGGCACGGCGCGCCGAAGCTGCGCGTGGGCATCCTCGGCCTGACCAACCCCGGCGTGGCCATCTGGGACAAGGGCAACGTCGAGGGCCGCCTGGTCTTCGCCGACATGGTCGCCACCGCCGCGAAATGGGTGCCGGAGATGCGCCGCCGCGGCGCCGACCTGGTCGTCATCTCCGCCCACGGCGGCGACAGCGGCACCTCCAGCTACGGCCCGGAGCTGCCGAACGAGAACCCGACCGCGCTGATCGCCGAGCAGGTCCCCGGCATCGACGCGATCCTGTTCGGCCACGCGCACAACGAGGTGCCGGAGAAGTTCGTCACCAACCTCACCACCGGCGAGCGGGTCCTCACCTCGGAGCCGTCGAAGTGGGGCCAGCGGCTGACCCGGATGGACTTCACGCTGACCCGGGAGAAGGGCCGCTGGAGGGTCACCGCCAAGTCGGCCACCACGCTGAACACCAACACCGTGGTCGAGGACCCGGCGGTGCTCGCGGCCGTGCGCGGCCAGCACACCAAGACCGTCGAGTACGTCAACCGGGTCGTCGCCCAGTCGAGCGTGGAGCTGTCGGCCGCCGAGTCGCGGTACAAGGACACCCCGATCCTGGACTTCATCAACCACGTCCAGACCGAGGTGGTCACCGAGGCGCTCGCCGGCGGCGAGTACGCGGGCCTGCCGGTGCTGTCCATCGCCGCGCCGTTCAGCCGTACCGCGGTGTTCCCGCAGGGCGACGTGCGCATCCGCGACGTGGCGGGCCTCTACGTGTACGACAACACGCTGGAGGCGGTCGTGCTGACCGGCGCCGAGGTGAAGGCGTACCTGGAGTACTCGGCGAAGTACTTCGTCACGCTGCCGGCGGGCGCGCCGGTGAACCCGGAGACGATCAGCGACCCGGCGGTGCCGGACTACAACTACGACGTGTTCTCCGGCGTCGACTACGACATCGACATCGCCAAGCCGGTCGGCCAGCGGATCACCCGCCTGGTGCTGGCCGGCACCGACACCCCGGTCGCGGCGGACGCCCGGTTCGTGGTGGCGGTGAACAACTACCGGCGCAGCGGCGGCGGCAACTTCCCGGGCATCGTGAAGACCCAGGTCTACAACGCCCAGCAGGAGATCCGCCAGCTGCTCATCGACTGGGCGCAGGCCAAGGGCGTCATCGACCCGGCCGACTTCTTCGTACCCAACTGGAAGCTGGTCCGCGACGGCGTGCCGGTCTTCTGACCGTGAGGCGGCGGGGCCCGGCGGTGTCCGGGCCCCGTCAGCCGCCCGCGCGCAGGTGCCACTCCGACTCCCCGCCGACCGGGTCCGGCCGGTCCGGCGGGAACTCGGTCTCGGCGGACTCGACCCGCTCCTCCGGGCGTACCCGGGCGGGCAGTTCGCCGAAGCGGACGTGCCGCAGGAACGCGTACTCCTCGTCGGTGAACGACTCGGCCGGCTCGCTCATGACCGCATTGTGCGCCCACCCGTCCCGTCTCCGCATCAACCGCCACGGCACGGGTATGCCGCCGCGTCGACCGTCGGCGACGAGGTGGAGGAGACATGCGCGCAGTACGGATGACCGCACCCGGTGTGCTGGAGCACACGGAGGTGCCCACGCCGCAGGCCGGCCCGGGTGAGGTGCTGCTGCGCGTCGGCGCGGTCGGCGCCTGCCACTCCGACCTGCACATCCTCGACGCCCCGGCGGGCGTGTTCCCGATCCCGATGACGCTCGGTCACGAGATCGCCGGCACCGTCGACACGGTCGGCCCCGGCGTGGACGGCTGGTCGCCCGGCGACCGGGCCGCCGTCTACGGGATCATCGGCTGCGGCCGGTGCCGGGCCTGCCTGCGGGGCGAGGAGAACCGCTGCCGGGTCATCCCGGTCGGCGGCATCGGGCTCAGCCGCGACGGCGGGCTGGCCGAGTACGTGGTGGTGCCCGCGTCCCGGCTGCTGCCGGTCGGCGACATGGACCTGACCCAGGCGGCGCCGCTCACCGACGCCGGGCTGACGCCGTACCACGCGGTGGACCTGGCGCGGCCCCGGCTGCGACCCGGCACCTCCTGCGTGGTGATCGGCATCGGCGGCCTGGGGCACATGGGGTTGCAGATCCTGCTCGCCACCACAGCGGTACGGATCATCGCGGTGGACACCAACACCGCCGCGCTGGACCTGGCCGGCCGCCTCGGCGCGCACCACACGGTGCAGGCCGGCCCGGACGCGGTGGAGAAGATCCGCGAACTGGTCGGACCGGCGCCGGACGGCGCGGACGTGGTGCTCGACTTCGTCGGCGCGCAGCCCACGCTGGACACCGCCCGGCAGGTCGTCGCCACCGGCGGCCAGATCCTGCTGGTGGGCCTGGCCGGCGGCACGCTGCCGGTGCGCCCGGTCGCCGACGAGCCGCCCCCGGTGCCGCTGGAGACCGGTGTGGTGGTGCCGTTCTGGGGCACCCGGGCCGAACTGCACGAGGTGATCGCGCTGGCCCGCGACGGCCGGCTGCACGCCGACGTGCACACGTTCCCCCTCGCGGAGGCGCCGCAGGCGTACGAGGCGCTGCGCCGGGGCGAGGTGCGAGGGCGGGCGGTCATCGTCCCCTGACGCGGGGCGCTCAGTGGTGCGGGAACACCGGCACGGCGCCCGGTCAACCGGCCACTGACCGTACCTTCGCGGGCAGGCGGTCGAGCATCGCCAGCGCGGCCCGTACCGGCCGCCGGTCGAGCACCTCGGCGAAGCTCGCCCGGCCCTGGCAGAACCGGACGAACATCCGCCAGCCGGGCGGGCTGGCCAGCATCGCGTGGAACACGTCGGGCCGCCGCTCGAACACCTCCAGCAGCCGGTGCCCGGCGCGCATCTCCGGCGTCAGCCGCCGGTCGACCTCCCGGGCGTACGCGTCGAGGTCACCGGCGGCCACCGCCTCCCCGGCCAGCCGGCCCGAGCGCAGCGCGTAGCTGATCCCCTCGCGGCTCCACGGTTCCAGCAGCCCGGCGGCGTCCCCGGCGACCAGCACCCGGCCGTGCCGCAGCGGGGAGTCCCCGGTGCGGCAGCGGGTCAGGTGACCGGAGTCGTGCTCCGGGGTCATCCCGGACAGGCCGAGCCGGTCGGTGAAGTCGCGCAGGTAGGCGCGGGTGCGGTCGCCGTCGCCCCGGGCGGAGATGACACCCACAGTGAGACGGTCGCCCTTCGGGAACACCCAGGCGTAGGAGCCGGGCAGCGGCCCCCAGTCGAGCAGCACCCGGCCGCGCCAGCGGTCCCGTTCGGCGGCGTCCACCGGCAGCTCCAGTTCCAGCCCGAGGTCGACCTGCCGGAAGCGCACCCCGACGTGGCGTGCCGTCACGCCGGACGAGCCGTCCGCGCCGATGACGGTACGGGCGCGTACCGTCTCACCGCCGGCCAGGCGCAGGCGTACCTCGTCGGGGTCCTGCTCGATCGCGCGGACCGCGACGCCCTCGCGGACCTGCGCCCCGGCGGCGACGGCGGCGGCGCGCAGCCGGTCGTCGAACTCCTCCCGGCGGATCATGGTGACCAGCGGCGCGGGGTGCCGGCGGGTGAACGCGCGTCGCCCGTCCCGGGTGAACGTGACCCGGCCGATCCGGTCGTGGGCGGGCACCTCGACGCGGCCGGCGACCTCGGCCAGCGACGTGCCGATCAGGCCGCCGCCGCAGGTCTTGTAACGGGGGTGGGTGGCCCGTTCGACCACGAGCGTGCGCACGCCGGCCCGGGCCGCGGCGTGCGCGGCGGAGAGTCCGGCGGGCCCGCCGCCGACCACGACGAGATCCATGATCACGGGTGCAGCCTAGGGCACCGCCGTGCCTCGCCGCCCGGTACGACAGTCGAACGGGTGCGCATCATCGCGGCCCGTCCGGGTAACCGCCGGTCGCCGGCCGTCCGCGGGTCGGGCGGTCCACGCCGAGGAGGGAAGCGATGCCTCAGGTCCAGCTGTCTGCGGTCGAGGAACGGGTCTACCAGGCGGTGTCCGCGCTGGAGGTGCAGGGACACGTCCCCTACCCGGACCTGATCGCCCAGGAGACCGGGATGACCGAGGAGGAGCTGCGCGAGCCGCTGCACTCGCTCACCGAGCGGGGGCTGCTGCACCGCGAGGACTCCCCGATGTCCGGCCTGGACTTCGGACCCCGGTGGTGCGCGCGCCAGATGGCGTGATCGAGTCGTTTGCCCCACCGGGCACCGGGTAGCGATCGGAGTCGGGTGATCGACGGTCTGTGGGGGGCACGATGAGCGAGGGCCGGTCGTCGACGCCGGTGCCTGACACCGGGTACGACGGCCGGCGCCGCTGGCGCGCGCTGAGCGTCGGCCTGATCGCGGCGTTCATGACGCTGCTGGACGTCAGCATCGTCAACGTCGCGGTGCCGTCGATCGACCGGGCGCTGCACGCCACGCCGAGCGATCTGCAGTGGGTGCTGTCCGGGTACGCGCTGACGTTCGGCCTGGTGCTGGTGCCGGCCGGGCGGTTCGGTGACGCGCGCGGGCGGCGTACCGCGTTCGTGGTCGGGGTGGGGCTGTTCACGCTGACCAGCGCGCTGGCCGGGCTGGCGCGCTCGCCGGAGTGGCTGGTCGTCGCCCGCCTCGTCCAGGGCGCCGCCGCCGGTGTGGTGAACCCCCAGGTCAGTGGCATGATCCAGGAGCTGTTCCGGGGCGCGGACCGGGGCCGGGCGTTCGGGCTGCTGGGCGCGACGATCGGCATCTCCACCGCCGTGGGTCCGCTGCTCGGCGGGCTGCTCATCCAGCTCGGCGGCGCCGAGCACGGCTGGCGGTGGGTGTTCTTCGTGAACATCCCGGTCGGGATCGTGGCGATGCTGCTCGGCTGGCGGCTGATGCCGGCCCGGCCCACCAACCCCGCCGGACGGGGGCGGCTCGACCCGCTCGGCGTGCTGCTGCTCGGCGCCGGATTCACGGTGATCCTGCTGCCGCTTGTGCAGCGGGAGCAGTGGCGGGGCCCGGGCAAGTGGCTGCTGATCCCCGCCGGCCTGCTGCTGCTCGCCGGGTTCGCGCTCTGGGAGCACCGGTACGCCCGGCGCGCCCAGCCGCTGTTCGACCTGCGGCTGTTCACGGTGCGCTCGTACACGCTGGGCGCGCTGATCGGGCTGATCTACTTCGCCGGGTTCACCGCGATCTTCTTCATCTTCACGCTCTACCTCCAGATGGGGCTCGGCTACAGCGCGCTCGTGGCCGGTCTGGCGATCACCCCGTTCGCGCTCGGTTCGGCGCTCGCCTCCGCGCTCGGCGGCCGGGTGGTCACCCGCTACGGCCGTCCGCTCGTCGCGATCGGGTTGCTGGCCGTGGTGGCCGGGCTGATCGCGACCGACCTGGTGCTGGCCGGCGGTCCGCACGACAACGTGCCGCTGCGGACCGCGCTGCCGTTGCTCGTCGCCGGGCTGGGCAGCGGCCTGGTGATCGCGCCGAACCAGACGCTCACGCTGTCCGAGGTGCCGGTGCCGATGGCCGGCAGCGGCGCCGGGATGCTCCAGACCGGGCAGCGGATCGGATCGGCCGCCGGCATCGCCGCGGTGGGCGCGCTGTTCTTCTCGACGATCGCCGACGACCGCGGCGACTGGAGTACGGCGTTCCGCCACTCACTGCTGCTCGCCGCCGGGATCATCGTGCTGGCGCTCGGCGCCGCCGTGGCGGACATAGTGCTCGGTCACCGGCGGTCCGCGGGCCGCTCCTGATCGGCGGCGGGCAGCAGGACTGTGGTGAGCAGCCGCCGGGTGCGGCCGGGCCCGGGGCCGAGAGCCGCGTACTCGGCGAACAGGTCGCGTAACCGGGTGACGAACTCGGCGGTCTCGGCGTCGGTGGCGTGGAACGCGTTCTGCCGGTAGCCGGCCACGTCGCGGGCCAGGTCGGCGTCGCCGCGGTCGAGGTAGCCGTCGAAGTCGGCGAGCAGGCCCGCGACGAAGGTGAGGAACGCCTGGCGGTGTCGCTGCGGGCTCATGGACCGGGCCTCGTCCGGGTCGACCGACGCGGCGGCCTCGTTGAGCCGGTAGCTGCGCTCGACCGCGCCGCGAGCCCGCCGCTCCCCCACCGTGTGCAGGACGCCGTGGTCGGCGAGCGTGGCGACCTGCCGGTAGAGCGTGGCCGGTGGCACGTCGCTCAGTCCGGTGCGCAGGTCGGTGGTGGTGAGCGTGCGGCCACCCAGGAACGCCTGGACGATGCGCAGCCGGACCGGGTGCAGCAGCAGCTCCACGGTGTCGAGTGCCACAGTGGCTCCCCTTTTTGTTATCGCCTCCGGTAATGTTCTCAGCAACGATAACAGAAGCGAGGAGTTCGCCGATGGCCACCATCGACCTCACCCCCGACCGCATCGACGTCCGGCTCACCACCGCCGAGAAGGTCTGGGCGCTGCGCGGCGACCTGTCGTTCCCCCGCTCCGCCGTCAGCGGCGCCGTCGTCGTACCGGACGGGGCGCGCGCCACCCGCGGCATCCGGGCGCCCGGCCTCGGCGTCCCCGGCACGCGCAACGTCGGCACCTGGCGCGGCAGGGCCGGCAAGGAGTTCGTCAGCGTCCGCGGCGGCCAGCCGGCCGTCCGCATCACCCTCACCGGCCAGGCGTACGACTCCCTGCTCATCGGCGCCGACGACGCCTCCGCCCTGGCCGCGGCGGTGCTGCCGTGACGGTCGACCGTCCGCTCGCCGTCGACTCGGCCGGGCAGCGACTGTCCGGCACGCTCACGCTGCCCGACGGCGCCGGACCGCATCCGTTGGCGCTGCTGCTGCCCGGCTCCGGGCCGATCAACCGCGACGGCGACCACCGCCGCCTGCCGCTGGGCATCCAGCGGCACCTGGCCGCCGCGCTGACCGGCGCCGGGATCGCTGTCGCCCGGTACGACAGGCGGGGCGTCGGCGAGAGCAGCGGCGAGTTCCTGCGTACCGGCTTCCACGACAACGTCGACGACGCGGCCGCCGTGCTCGCCGCGGTGCGCGACGACCCGGCCGTGGACGCCGGGCGGCTGTTCCTGGTCGGGCACAGCGAGGGCGCGCTCACCGCTGTCGCGCTCGCCGCGCGCGGCGTACCGGTGGCCGGCCTGGTCCTGCTCTCCGCGCCCGGGCGCACCGGCGCCGAGGTCCTGCGCCGGCAGGCCGGGCTGCTGCTGCCCACCCTGCCCGCGCCGGTACGCCTCGTCCTCCGGCTCACCCGCACCGACCTGGTGGCGAA
It includes:
- a CDS encoding nucleotidyl transferase AbiEii/AbiGii toxin family protein, giving the protein MTHPHDFYRQVARVALAAAGPHRFVLGGGVAWAVHGLVTRPTEDVDLFADVEGAAAAAADGVRAALERAGYRVAEVDPGGLGEVFDGFDRDLRDFVVSRDGRQIRLSLARLDRHRSPVVMDLGPVMDVRDLIANKTAALVNRREVRDYIDVSAALDRYTVAELLELARQVDPALDDEDVRAAGRYLDGLADRRFTRYGLDAPRIAEVRRRMAVWPR
- a CDS encoding SDR family oxidoreductase, producing the protein MSEDQFTQQHPAEQYGQQEGQPSQQQTPPGNEQEMGPKPDHGEESYRGSDRLTGKRAVITGGDSGIGRAVAIAFAREGADVLVTYLADEEEKDARETVALIEQAGRTGVAVRCDLREEANCRALVDQAVRDLGGVDILVNNAAYQMSQDNGLLDITTEQFDRVFKTNVYAMFWLCKFAVPHMKEGSTIINTSSIQAFDPSPQLLDYATTKAAIANFTKALAQNLADRGIRVNAVAPGPIWTPLIPATMPEEKVKQFGTDTPLGRPGQPAELAPAYVYFASQESSYVTGEILGVTGGRPTK
- a CDS encoding bifunctional metallophosphatase/5'-nucleotidase, with the translated sequence MTSSSGASRRQVLAVAAAAATAPLLAGAPAEAKPKQPKTWDLTILGTSDTHGNVYNWDYYKDAEFDDSKHNDVGVAKLATLVNQIRAERKGRATLVLDAGDTIQGTPLATYYAKQEPITSTGETHPMARAMNILKYDAVTLGNHEFNYGLPLLATWIEQLGFPALAANALNAKTGKPAFLPYVIKEIKLGGHGAPKLRVGILGLTNPGVAIWDKGNVEGRLVFADMVATAAKWVPEMRRRGADLVVISAHGGDSGTSSYGPELPNENPTALIAEQVPGIDAILFGHAHNEVPEKFVTNLTTGERVLTSEPSKWGQRLTRMDFTLTREKGRWRVTAKSATTLNTNTVVEDPAVLAAVRGQHTKTVEYVNRVVAQSSVELSAAESRYKDTPILDFINHVQTEVVTEALAGGEYAGLPVLSIAAPFSRTAVFPQGDVRIRDVAGLYVYDNTLEAVVLTGAEVKAYLEYSAKYFVTLPAGAPVNPETISDPAVPDYNYDVFSGVDYDIDIAKPVGQRITRLVLAGTDTPVAADARFVVAVNNYRRSGGGNFPGIVKTQVYNAQQEIRQLLIDWAQAKGVIDPADFFVPNWKLVRDGVPVF
- a CDS encoding NAD(P)-dependent alcohol dehydrogenase, producing MRAVRMTAPGVLEHTEVPTPQAGPGEVLLRVGAVGACHSDLHILDAPAGVFPIPMTLGHEIAGTVDTVGPGVDGWSPGDRAAVYGIIGCGRCRACLRGEENRCRVIPVGGIGLSRDGGLAEYVVVPASRLLPVGDMDLTQAAPLTDAGLTPYHAVDLARPRLRPGTSCVVIGIGGLGHMGLQILLATTAVRIIAVDTNTAALDLAGRLGAHHTVQAGPDAVEKIRELVGPAPDGADVVLDFVGAQPTLDTARQVVATGGQILLVGLAGGTLPVRPVADEPPPVPLETGVVVPFWGTRAELHEVIALARDGRLHADVHTFPLAEAPQAYEALRRGEVRGRAVIVP
- a CDS encoding geranylgeranyl reductase family protein; protein product: MDLVVVGGGPAGLSAAHAAARAGVRTLVVERATHPRYKTCGGGLIGTSLAEVAGRVEVPAHDRIGRVTFTRDGRRAFTRRHPAPLVTMIRREEFDDRLRAAAVAAGAQVREGVAVRAIEQDPDEVRLRLAGGETVRARTVIGADGSSGVTARHVGVRFRQVDLGLELELPVDAAERDRWRGRVLLDWGPLPGSYAWVFPKGDRLTVGVISARGDGDRTRAYLRDFTDRLGLSGMTPEHDSGHLTRCRTGDSPLRHGRVLVAGDAAGLLEPWSREGISYALRSGRLAGEAVAAGDLDAYAREVDRRLTPEMRAGHRLLEVFERRPDVFHAMLASPPGWRMFVRFCQGRASFAEVLDRRPVRAALAMLDRLPAKVRSVAG
- a CDS encoding MFS transporter is translated as MSEGRSSTPVPDTGYDGRRRWRALSVGLIAAFMTLLDVSIVNVAVPSIDRALHATPSDLQWVLSGYALTFGLVLVPAGRFGDARGRRTAFVVGVGLFTLTSALAGLARSPEWLVVARLVQGAAAGVVNPQVSGMIQELFRGADRGRAFGLLGATIGISTAVGPLLGGLLIQLGGAEHGWRWVFFVNIPVGIVAMLLGWRLMPARPTNPAGRGRLDPLGVLLLGAGFTVILLPLVQREQWRGPGKWLLIPAGLLLLAGFALWEHRYARRAQPLFDLRLFTVRSYTLGALIGLIYFAGFTAIFFIFTLYLQMGLGYSALVAGLAITPFALGSALASALGGRVVTRYGRPLVAIGLLAVVAGLIATDLVLAGGPHDNVPLRTALPLLVAGLGSGLVIAPNQTLTLSEVPVPMAGSGAGMLQTGQRIGSAAGIAAVGALFFSTIADDRGDWSTAFRHSLLLAAGIIVLALGAAVADIVLGHRRSAGRS
- a CDS encoding helix-turn-helix domain-containing protein; this encodes MALDTVELLLHPVRLRIVQAFLGGRTLTTTDLRTGLSDVPPATLYRQVATLADHGVLHTVGERRARGAVERSYRLNEAAASVDPDEARSMSPQRHRQAFLTFVAGLLADFDGYLDRGDADLARDVAGYRQNAFHATDAETAEFVTRLRDLFAEYAALGPGPGRTRRLLTTVLLPAADQERPADRR